A genomic stretch from Gemmatimonadota bacterium includes:
- a CDS encoding ABC transporter ATP-binding protein: MRILDIRQRKPEVWRGPAWSPEQERANREWETFWRFFKYLYPHKTKVILGMLFIMVGVPLREISVFVNRYLVDDVILNFDLPVDRRLQLLFIVFGIKFLMYVISNVSQIIRRILGWYIDMKVTIHLRTIFYDHLHKLSLGFLQSRPIGEHMYRSTADVGGGLITMITDDVPNAITIAYRIIWTGIILSLVDPYLTVLIFLYSFPYTALSHYFYTRLQRVRWDMRMQAQYLRTILRDGIAATKTVKGFGRMRWSARRYASTFIENRRYWIKYRVLHIFTHQGVLWFLSEGVEKLLWLYVGYHTMTGELSIGEFSVVFFLARQFEGPMERMIKLIQSIRLQLVQAERVLQTLDVRPQISDAPDASTLPPLSGTVEFRNVGFEYVSGQPVLENINITIRPGERVAFVGPSGSGKTSMLYLILRLYDPTTGSVLVDGRDLKDVRLLSYRNQLGVVLQDTFLFSGTVRENIRYGNLKASDADVEEAARMAALYDAVIDHPEGFERDIGEGTRLSGGQKQRMGIARALIRDPAVFILDEATSNLDSRSEEHVMDTIWNVSEGRTTVMVSHRLMTVQKADRIYVLDQGRIVENGTHDDLLSANGLYRRIWDEQMQLGTDVDAAD; the protein is encoded by the coding sequence ATGAGAATTCTCGACATCCGACAGAGAAAGCCCGAAGTGTGGCGAGGTCCCGCCTGGTCTCCAGAACAGGAACGGGCAAACCGCGAATGGGAAACCTTCTGGCGTTTTTTTAAGTACCTGTATCCCCATAAGACAAAAGTCATCCTCGGGATGCTATTCATCATGGTAGGCGTTCCGCTCCGTGAGATAAGCGTCTTTGTGAATCGGTATCTGGTCGATGACGTCATCCTGAACTTCGACCTGCCAGTAGATCGCCGCTTGCAGCTTTTATTTATTGTCTTTGGTATCAAGTTCCTGATGTATGTCATCTCGAATGTCTCTCAGATAATACGGCGTATCCTCGGGTGGTATATCGACATGAAAGTCACCATCCACCTGCGCACGATCTTCTACGACCACCTCCACAAACTTTCCCTGGGCTTTCTTCAGAGTCGGCCCATCGGCGAACACATGTATCGCAGTACCGCCGACGTCGGAGGTGGCCTGATCACCATGATCACCGACGATGTTCCCAATGCGATCACCATAGCCTACCGGATTATCTGGACGGGCATCATCCTCAGTCTGGTCGATCCCTATCTCACAGTGCTGATTTTTCTCTACTCTTTTCCCTACACAGCCCTATCCCACTACTTCTACACGCGCCTTCAGAGAGTCCGATGGGACATGAGAATGCAGGCACAGTACCTGAGGACGATCTTGAGAGACGGTATAGCCGCGACCAAGACTGTCAAAGGTTTTGGCCGCATGCGCTGGTCTGCCCGCCGATATGCATCGACTTTTATCGAGAACCGCAGATACTGGATCAAGTACCGCGTTCTACATATCTTTACGCACCAGGGCGTTCTGTGGTTTCTCTCTGAGGGCGTTGAAAAATTGCTGTGGCTCTACGTGGGTTACCACACCATGACCGGGGAGTTGAGCATCGGAGAATTCAGCGTTGTGTTTTTCCTCGCCCGGCAATTTGAAGGCCCGATGGAGAGAATGATCAAGCTAATCCAGAGCATTCGCCTTCAACTCGTCCAGGCCGAACGCGTCCTGCAAACCCTTGACGTTCGTCCCCAAATAAGCGATGCGCCCGATGCGAGCACCCTGCCACCCCTCAGCGGCACAGTCGAATTTAGAAATGTGGGATTCGAATACGTATCGGGACAGCCCGTTCTGGAAAATATCAACATCACAATCCGTCCCGGAGAGCGCGTCGCATTCGTGGGGCCCAGTGGCTCGGGCAAGACCTCGATGCTATACCTCATCTTGAGGCTTTACGATCCCACCACCGGATCGGTTCTCGTAGATGGACGCGACCTGAAAGACGTCCGACTCTTGAGCTACCGCAACCAACTCGGCGTTGTGCTGCAAGACACCTTCTTATTTTCCGGAACTGTCCGCGAAAACATCCGCTATGGAAATCTAAAGGCTTCGGATGCAGACGTGGAGGAAGCAGCGCGTATGGCCGCGCTTTACGATGCCGTCATCGACCACCCGGAGGGATTTGAAAGAGATATTGGAGAGGGAACGAGATTATCCGGCGGACAAAAGCAAAGAATGGGTATTGCCCGCGCCCTGATCAGAGACCCCGCTGTTTTCATTCTGGATGAGGCGACCTCGAACCTGGATTCCCGGTCGGAAGAACACGTCATGGACACGATCTGGAACGTATCGGAAGGGCGAACCACCGTGATGGTATCTCACAGACTCATGACAGTTCAAAAAGCAGACCGAATATACGTTTTAGATCAGGGCAGAATTGTCGAAAATGGCACACACGACGACTTGCTATCAGCAAACGGCCTCTACCGCAGAA